A single Rubrivivax gelatinosus IL144 DNA region contains:
- the ccmE gene encoding cytochrome c maturation protein CcmE: MKPRHKRAAIALGVLAAVGVAAALVLNAFNSNLVFFYTPTQVATKEAPEGRTFRIGGMVREGSVVRDGVTVRFVVTDTARDVPVRFEGVLPDLFKEGKGVVAQGQLGSDGVFTAREVLAKHDENYMPPEAADAMQRAEKMKHSADTLSKGDSK, encoded by the coding sequence ATGAAGCCGCGCCACAAACGCGCCGCGATCGCGCTGGGCGTGCTGGCCGCCGTCGGCGTCGCCGCCGCGCTGGTGCTCAACGCCTTCAACAGCAACCTCGTGTTCTTCTACACGCCGACCCAGGTCGCGACGAAAGAGGCGCCCGAGGGCCGCACCTTCCGCATCGGCGGCATGGTGCGCGAAGGCAGCGTCGTGCGCGACGGCGTCACGGTGCGCTTCGTCGTCACCGACACCGCCAGGGACGTGCCGGTGCGCTTCGAAGGCGTGCTGCCCGACCTGTTCAAGGAAGGCAAGGGCGTCGTCGCCCAGGGCCAGCTCGGCTCGGACGGCGTGTTCACCGCGCGCGAGGTGCTCGCCAAGCACGACGAGAACTACATGCCGCCCGAAGCCGCCGACGCGATGCAGCGCGCCGAGAAGATGAAGCACTCGGCCGACACGCTGTCCAAGGGGG